The following are encoded in a window of Streptomyces sp. Go-475 genomic DNA:
- a CDS encoding alpha/beta hydrolase: MSSTELPFVPPANVLPKVGAVRVAEGERLRSVELPGATLTVRSRPPAREGLPPALYVHGLGGSSQNWSALMPLLDDVVDSEAVDLPGFGDSPPPDDGDYSVTGHARAVIRYLDASGRGPVHLFGNSLGGAITTRVAAVRPDLVRTLTLVSPALPEIRVQRSAVPTGLLAVPGVAPLFTRLTRTWTAEQRVRGVMALCYGDPARVTPEGFRNAVQEMERRLRLPYFWDAMARSARGIVNAYTLGGQQGLWRQAERVLAPTLLVYGGRDQLVGFRMAQKAARAFRDSRLVTLPDAGHVAMMEYPETVALAFRELLEDSGELGTQRARRSRSGAGRAESGTGRPDTGGEGDTGAVDGRKSVAAGTVATGTREPGARAGDASDGEGTDESMGG; this comes from the coding sequence ATGTCTTCGACCGAGCTGCCGTTCGTGCCGCCCGCCAATGTGCTGCCGAAGGTGGGGGCCGTCAGGGTCGCCGAGGGCGAGCGGCTCAGGTCGGTCGAGCTGCCCGGGGCCACGCTGACGGTGCGGTCGAGGCCCCCCGCGCGTGAAGGGCTGCCTCCCGCGCTGTACGTGCACGGGCTCGGAGGTTCCTCGCAGAACTGGTCGGCGCTGATGCCGCTGCTGGACGACGTCGTCGACAGCGAGGCCGTCGACCTGCCGGGCTTCGGCGACTCCCCGCCCCCGGACGACGGCGACTACTCCGTCACGGGGCACGCGCGCGCGGTCATCCGGTACCTCGACGCCTCCGGCCGCGGCCCCGTCCACCTGTTCGGGAACTCGCTCGGCGGCGCCATCACCACCCGTGTCGCCGCGGTCCGGCCCGATCTCGTCCGTACGCTCACGCTCGTGTCACCCGCCCTGCCGGAAATCCGCGTGCAGCGTTCCGCCGTGCCCACGGGGCTGCTGGCGGTGCCCGGTGTCGCGCCGCTCTTCACCCGGCTCACCAGGACGTGGACGGCGGAGCAGCGGGTCCGCGGCGTGATGGCGCTCTGCTACGGCGACCCCGCGCGGGTGACGCCGGAAGGATTCCGCAATGCCGTGCAGGAGATGGAGCGGCGGCTGCGGCTGCCGTACTTCTGGGACGCGATGGCGCGCTCCGCGCGCGGGATCGTCAACGCGTACACGCTGGGCGGCCAGCAGGGCCTGTGGCGCCAGGCCGAGCGCGTCCTCGCGCCGACCCTCCTCGTCTACGGCGGCCGTGACCAGCTCGTCGGCTTCCGCATGGCCCAGAAGGCCGCCCGGGCCTTCCGCGACTCGCGGCTGGTGACTTTGCCGGACGCGGGACACGTGGCCATGATGGAGTACCCGGAGACGGTCGCCCTGGCGTTTCGTGAACTCCTCGAGGACTCGGGCGAGTTGGGTACGCAGCGGGCGCGGCGGAGCCGGTCCGGAGCGGGCCGCGCCGAGTCGGGCACGGGCCGGCCGGACACCGGGGGTGAGGGCGACACCGGCGCGGTGGACGGGCGGAAGTCGGTCGCGGCGGGTACGGTCGCCACGGGTACGCGCGAGCCGGGCGCTCGCGCGGGCGACGCCAGCGACGGAGAAGGAACCGACGAGAGCATGGGGGGCTGA
- a CDS encoding DUF3152 domain-containing protein: MGRHSRRGPVAKGDTADTTAVRDGRAGQAQAQGQAQRQGQGPRAGQGQGQGQGQGQASDASRGGRPAPDASRGGRPVPDTSRGGRPVPPGAGQGGWPPPGAGPRRVPGPRPAPGPHSASGAYSASGTPPHGVPRLPDGWLPDGTPARGVPRLSDGTPGRGVPRLPDGTPAQGFPRLPDGTPAQGVPRLPDGTPARGFPHARGGHPEQREAGGGWGELRGSGGGGAPIPRQRRASGPGPRQEYLDAFDEEDDVFAPRTPASAHAADAYASVTDWSAGTPADPRFDDHDHAGPTGTPAPGKGAKSRTFTGIAAAAVTTVLAVVVAGQVADDPGGAGVQSQSATDQARDIRDSASRADDRATPAPGPAAAPLTYDAKMARTYPLAATLKGSGKFDAVPGIAKAPGAGQKLTYRVDVEQGLGLDGELFAEAVQKTLNDQRSWAHNGAYAFERIYTGKPDFVITLASPGTTADWCAKSGLDTTVDNVSCDSAATERVMINAYRWAQGSETYGDRDIHAYRQMLINHEVGHRLGHGHVTCDKDGDLAPVMQQQTKFLDHDGIHCRANPWPYPAS; this comes from the coding sequence GTGGGACGCCACAGCCGCCGTGGGCCCGTCGCCAAGGGCGACACCGCGGACACAACCGCAGTACGGGACGGCCGCGCCGGGCAGGCGCAGGCGCAGGGACAGGCCCAGAGGCAGGGGCAGGGGCCGAGAGCAGGCCAGGGCCAGGGCCAGGGCCAGGGTCAGGGGCAGGCATCGGACGCGAGCCGGGGTGGCCGCCCGGCACCGGACGCGAGCCGGGGTGGCCGCCCGGTACCGGACACGAGCCGGGGTGGCCGCCCGGTACCGCCCGGCGCCGGGCAGGGCGGCTGGCCGCCGCCGGGCGCGGGGCCGCGCCGCGTGCCGGGCCCACGTCCGGCACCGGGGCCGCATTCAGCGTCGGGGGCGTATTCGGCGTCGGGGACGCCGCCGCACGGGGTGCCGCGCTTGCCGGACGGCTGGCTGCCGGACGGCACGCCCGCGCGTGGGGTGCCGCGCCTCTCCGACGGGACGCCGGGGCGCGGCGTTCCGCGGTTGCCCGACGGGACTCCCGCGCAGGGCTTTCCGCGGTTGCCCGACGGCACTCCCGCGCAGGGTGTTCCCCGGTTGCCCGACGGCACCCCCGCGCGCGGCTTTCCCCATGCTCGGGGAGGTCATCCCGAGCAGCGGGAAGCCGGGGGTGGCTGGGGTGAGTTGAGGGGGAGTGGTGGGGGCGGTGCTCCCATACCGCGGCAGCGCCGGGCGTCTGGGCCCGGCCCGCGGCAGGAGTACCTCGACGCCTTCGACGAGGAGGACGACGTCTTCGCCCCCCGTACGCCCGCCTCCGCGCACGCGGCGGACGCCTACGCCTCCGTCACGGACTGGAGCGCCGGCACCCCGGCCGACCCCCGCTTCGACGACCACGACCACGCGGGGCCCACCGGCACGCCCGCGCCCGGCAAGGGTGCCAAGAGCCGTACCTTCACCGGCATCGCGGCCGCCGCCGTCACCACCGTGCTGGCCGTCGTCGTCGCCGGCCAGGTCGCCGACGACCCCGGCGGTGCCGGTGTGCAGTCGCAGTCCGCCACCGACCAGGCCCGCGACATCCGGGACTCCGCGTCCCGCGCGGACGACCGTGCGACGCCCGCCCCGGGCCCCGCCGCGGCGCCGCTGACGTACGACGCGAAGATGGCCAGAACGTACCCGCTCGCCGCCACGCTGAAGGGCTCCGGGAAGTTCGACGCCGTTCCCGGCATCGCCAAGGCGCCGGGCGCGGGGCAGAAGCTGACCTACCGCGTGGACGTGGAACAGGGGCTGGGGCTCGACGGCGAGCTCTTCGCCGAGGCCGTGCAGAAGACGCTCAACGACCAGCGCAGCTGGGCCCACAACGGGGCGTACGCCTTCGAGCGCATCTACACCGGCAAGCCCGACTTCGTCATCACCCTCGCCAGCCCCGGCACGACCGCCGACTGGTGCGCCAAGTCCGGCCTCGACACCACCGTGGACAACGTCTCCTGCGACTCGGCCGCGACCGAGCGCGTGATGATCAACGCCTACCGGTGGGCCCAGGGCTCCGAGACGTACGGTGACCGCGACATCCACGCCTACCGGCAGATGCTGATCAACCACGAGGTCGGACACCGCCTCGGCCACGGGCACGTCACCTGCGACAAGGACGGCGACCTCGCCCCGGTCATGCAGCAGCAGACCAAGTTCCTCGACCACGACGGCATCCACTGCCGCGCCAACCCCTGGCCGTACCCCGCGAGCTGA